CCGCCATTCCGTGCAGTGCTGCCGCGCGCCCATCCTGGCTACTGCCAGCCGCACGCGATTGATCCACGGCATTCGATACGGCATCGATCACCGGGGCCTTCAGCGCCAGCGTCAGGCCGCTCTTCGACACGTCCTGCGTCTCACCGTGGTGACGCGTGTCCTGCGCGACGTCGATCGTGACGTTCGCGCCCGTGCCGCTCAGATTCTGCGCCGCGATCAGGTCGCTGCCGGTCACATGCAGGTCGTTCCCCGCCGTGATGCTCAGGTTGCCGTTCAGCGAACCGATCGTGCTGCCGTTGTTCGACACCTCGTTCGCCTGGCTGGTCGTTTTCAGCGAACTGCTGCCAACTGACACCGACAGGCCACCGCCCGACATCAGGCCCGACTCCTTCTTTTGATAATACTCCGACGACTGCAAGGTATCTTGCGAAGTAGTCACCGTCACGTTGCGCGCGGCAGTGAGGGCAACGTCATTCGTTCCGACGATAGTACTACCCTGAACATTGACGTCCTTTCCAGAGACGACATTCACGCCGTCCGCGGAAACCAGACTGCCATGATTCAACGTCATCGTCTGGTCAATCCCGCTCGCCACCTTCGAACCGCTCACGACGTTGCTGTGGCTGTGCGTTTCGTGCGAGTTCAGCTCATGCGTTTCGGTCGCCGCGCTGATATTCACGTCGCCGGCGGCCAGCAGGTTCGCGTTGCCCTTGTCCAGGCTGATCGCGCTGCCGGAGAGCGTGATGTCCTTAGCCGACACGATATTCACCGTGTCGCCGCCCTTGAGCGTCGTCCCCGTCAGTGCCTGATCCGCCGTATGCAGCGTCTCCGCGTAACTGCCGTGGCTGTCGCTTCCCGAGCTGTTGCTGTTCACGGTCGAGGTCGCGCTTGCCGCGCCGAGCGTCACGTTGCCCTTGGCCACGATCGTCCCGCCCTGGCCGAGGTCGATCTGTGCACCCTTGGCCGTCAAATCGCCACCCACACCGATACTCGACTGCCCACCGACCGTCACCGAGCTGCCGGTCACCTGGTTGATGTCGGTATTCGACACGCCATTGGCCCGCTGCACGATCTTGTGCTCGCCGGTCTGCACCGCACCGAGACCCCAGTTGCCGCCGACATTCATGCCGAGATTGCCGCCCACCGACAGGTTGCCCGCATTCTGCTGGACATTGCCGCCCGTCACGATCGACGCATTGCCCGCGACATCCAGTTTCGCGGTCGGCCCAAGCGTCGTCACCACGCTCGTCGCGCCATCACGGCTCACGCGTGTGCTGGTGTTCGTCGCCGTGTCGAGAATCAGGTCCTTACCCGCGTCCAACTGCAGGCTGCCGGCCTTCACATTGGCCGAGGTCAGGTCGATGTTGTTCTCGGTGTTGAGCGACATCAGCCCACCGCTTTGCAGCGTGCCGAACGCGTTGTCGATCTGCTTGCCCTGGATCGCCAGCGTGTTGTCCGCCTGGATCGTGCCGCTGTTCGTGAACGACTGCGCGTTCTGGAAGTCAATGTTCGTCGCGCTGATCAGTGGGCCATTGACGTTCTGCTGGCTCGCTTTCGCGAGATACACGACCGGCACCAGCACCGACTGGCCATCGACCACGCGCGTCTCCATCATGACCACGTTGTTGGTCAGCTTCGCGACCTGGTCGGCCGACAGGCTTGCGCCGATGGGCAGATCGAGCGACTTCGACAGATCCGCACCGGCTGCCATCAGCGACTGATACATCGTGTCCAGGTCGGCATACGGCCCCAATACCGCCTTGCCCGTCAGCGCCGTGACTTCGTTGCGCACGAGCTGCTGCTCGTAGAAGCCGTCGCCCAGGCGCTTCGGGATGTGCGTGAGGTCCACGCCGATCTGACTGAAGAAGTAGTCGCTCGAGATGAAATTCTTCTGATTCGTGAAGGCCGGGTTCGTCTCGATCACGTAGCTCGCATTCGGTGCCGTCGTCGGTTTGAACAAACCCCCTTGCGGAATGGTGAGATTATTCAGGACGTTCAGCGCCGTGGCACTGGCGATGATCGGATCGACCGGCGCCGGCGAGCCGCCGTGCACGGACGTGGTACCCGATGTCGCGCCACTCGCGTTACCGCTCAGGCCGATCGGGGTGAGTCCCGGCACCGATTGCCCTGGCAGCAAGCCCAGCGGAGGCGTCGAGGCGTTGCCGGCCGTGTTGTTGACGCTCACGCCCGTACCCGAAATCGTGCCGTTCGCGCTCAGCGTCGAGTCGTAGCTCGGCAGCTTGTAGTCCCGGATATCAGCCGGTGCCGCCTGCGTGTACCCGCCCGGGCGACCGCCAACGAACGGCGCATTGCCGAATGGCAACTGCCAATCATGTTCGGTATTGTCGTAGTTGTTGTAGTGATACTGCCCCGAGTAGGAGACCGTCACGCCCGGCAGTGCCTGGCCGGATGCCGCCCAACCGTCCGCGTCGTAGCGCGCCGGCATCTGGATGTCGCCGACCGCCGCGATGTGGCTCCAATAGTTCTGCAGCGTGCCGACCGAAGACGCGTCGATGTTCCCACCCGACACGATCTGGCCAGCCGCACTGAGGCCGGTTACAGTGGTCGCCGTTGCACTGTCGGCATAGTAGGTCGTGAACTGATACGTGCTGTTCCACTGCCCGCCGTGGGGCGGCTCGGTGTAGACGCCGCCGATGCTGTCCGGATCCTTCACACCGATCTGGCCCGTGCGGCCGCTGACCGGAATGCCGAACTGCCCGAGCAGCGAGGGATCGATGGAACTCGTCGAGGTCGTCATGAGCCGGCGCGTGTTCGTGATCGTGTCGGCGTGCAATGCCATATTGCCGCCGGACTGGATCAGCGCCGACGCGTTGTTCACCCGCGCGGCGTTCGTGTAATTGCCGCTCGCATCCTTGCCGCCCGCCAGCACGACCTTGCCCATGCCGAAGATGGCGGTCGTGGCCATCGTATCGGCCGAGCTCGTGTCGTCGCGGTTCTCGATGTCGCGCGCGAGGAGCTCGAGCGTGCCGTTGCTGTCTGAGCCGCCAATTAGCGCGGCCGGGCCGAGATTCGCGATCGTGTTGGTTGCGCTCAACGACGCGCTGGCGCCCACGAGTGCGCCGGTATTGGTGAGATTGGCGGATTGCGTGTGCAGCAGGCCGCCCGCCGTCAAGGCGCCCGCATTCACGATATTGCCCGCGTCGACGCTCAGGTTGTTGACCGACTGCAGGTTCGCGTTGTTCGTGAAGGTGCCGGGCAGCGTGAAGGCAAGGTCATGGCCGACATTGAACTGGGTGTCGGCTGCCGCCGTATAGTCGCCCTGCAGGTTCACGTTCGCGTCATGCGTCGCGCTGTAGGTACCGCCGCCTTGCAGCGTGGCCGCCGCGACCGACAAGTCGTGCGTCGAGCTGATCTGGCCATTCGTGTTCGAAATTGCGCCGCTCGTCGTGACGTCCACATCGCCGTTCGAATTCGTGACGTTGCCAATGGCGCCGCCGCTGTTGTCGAGGGTGTTGCCTTGCACATGCAGCGCCGCGCCGCTGAGCTGGCCGCCTTGGGTGTTGCTGATCGACGCGGCACTGACCGTCACGTTGCCGTTGCCGGTAATCGCGCCCATGCCCGCTACGCCGCCGGTGTGGCTGTTCGCGATCTGGCTGCCGCCTTGCACGGTCATCTTGCCGGTGCCAAGGTCGACAATGGCGCCGTCCGCGTTGTCGATCGACGCCGATTGAATATCGAGCGTGCTGGTGTCGGCCGCACTCGACTGCCCCGCCTGGATGTGGCCGCCTTGGTTCGACAGGACGCCACCGTTCTTCAACGACAGCGACGCATCTGATTGCAGCAAACCCTGTGCGTTGTTGACGCCGCCCGCAATGGTGGCGTTGATGCCGCGCTGCGCCGCCAGGATGCCGCTCGCGTTATTCCAGCTGCCGGCGTTGACGATCGCTTGCCCCTTCGTCACGATGGTGCCCGACGCGTTGTTCAGCGCATTAGATCCATTGCCCGGTGCGATCGTCAGCGTGCCGGTACCGGCATGTGTAATGGTGCCGCCCGAATTGTTCAACTCGGCTGGCGTGAGCGTCAGGTCCATACTGTTGGTCTGAATCACGCCGGCGGCCGAGTTATCGAGCGTGCCGCTGACGTTCATGCCCATTGCCGACGAACCGTACTGCGTGATCGTGCCGCCGTGGTTCGTGAGATTCGCCGCCGTCAGCGCGAGCTGATTGGCCTCGAGCTTGCCGACGCTGTTGTCCAGCGTCGAGTCGGTCGTAACCGACAGAGTCGGCGCAACGATCGAGCCGCTCTGATTCGTCATCGAACCCGTGTGGATTGTCGCGCTCGTGCCCGCGCCGATCTGGCCGCCGTCGTTCGTCAGCGTGCCGCTGGCGGTCCTGAGGTCCGTGTTCGACAACAGCTTGCCGTTCGCATTGGTCAGCACGCCGGCAACGGTTGCCGTCAAACCCGTTTGCGCGTTGATGGATCCCGACGTATTGTCCAGTGAGCCAGTTTGCGCGGCGATGCGCCCGTTGCTCGCGATCGAGCCGCCCACGTTCGATACCGAGCCGGATTGACTGCCAAGCGTCAGCGTGCCGGTGCCGGCATGAGTGATGGTGCCGCCGTCGTTCTTCAGTACCGCCGGCGCGAGCGTCAGATCGGTGCTGTTGGTCTGCAACGTGCCGCCGCTGGCGTTGTCGAGCGTGCCCGACACGTTGACGCCCATTGCGCCGGCGCCGGTCTGCGTGATCGTGCCGCCATGGTTCAGCAGGTCGGTGGCATTCAACGAGACCTGATCGGCCTGCACGGTGCCGGCGCTGTTGTCGAGCGTCGTTGCGCTGAGTGTCGCCGTTTGACCAGCAATCGAACCGCCGTCGTTGGTCAGACGTGCGCCGGCCTCGACCGCAACGGTCTGGGCGGCCTGCAGGGTGCCGCTGCCGTTGTCGACCGACTGGCCCGAGACACGGAGATTCGTATTGGACGTGATCGTCCCGTGATTCACAACGCTGCCGCCTTGCACGGTGACAGCGCCGTTGCCGCCCATGACGCCGCCTTGTCCACCGTTCGCCGTCGTACCGGCTGCATTGGTCAGTTGACCACGCGTTGTGATCGACAGGCCGTCGGCGTTGAGTGACGTGATCCGACCTGCGGAATTGTCCAGCGATGCGCCCGCCACCGTCATGCCGGCTGCGCTCTGGAGGGTGCCCTGGTTGTTCGCGATGGCACCGGCCTGCACGTCCGCCGTGCTCTCGGACACCATTTCGCCGGACTGGTTGGCGACCTGGCCGGCCACGTTGACCGCCAGCGGGCCTTGTGACGACACCTGGCCGCCCTGGTTCGAGAGGCCGCCGCCGGAAAGCGTGGTGCCGCCGCCGCTCGACAGGCTGCCGTGATCGTTGATCACGGTATCCGACGCGTTCGCCGCGACGGCGCCCTGGGCGCTCGTCACCGCGTTGGCGAGATTCACGTCGCCGGCCGTCGCGTTCAGCGACAGATTGCCGTTCGCCGCGGTCTGGCTGCCGGCGAGACTCACGTTGTCGCCGCTCAGCGACGCGTTACCGCCCGCGACGTTCTGGCCGGTGGCGCTCAGTTGACCCGAGGCCGTCAAATTCAGATCGCCGCCGCGTCCGACCGTGCCGTCATTGTTCACGCCCGCGCCGAGCGTGCCGGTCGAATCGACGCTGCCCGCGTGCACGGTCGTATTCTGCTGCGCGGCGAGCGTCCCGGTGTTCGTCACGTCGGCGGTCGTATTCACCGACGCCGACTGCTGGGCGTAGGTCGTGCCGTTGTTCTGGACGCCACCCGCGGCCGACAGCGCGAGGTTACCGCTCGCCGTGGTCTTGCCCGTCAACACGAGCCGCCCGTTCGACTGCAGCGTCAAGTCACCGGCCTGCGCAGCGATCGTCCCGGCGTTCGCCACGCCCACCCCGTTCTCGTTCGAGGCGAGGAAGATCCGGTTGCTATACATGCCGCCCAACTGGCTCACGTCGATCGCGACCGCCGGGGCGGGACCGTCGCCGGCAATCGATGTCGCGGCCAGCGTGTCGTGGTTGACCTGGTTCGCGCCGGCCACCACGTTGAGGTTCTTCGCGTAGACGGCCGCGTTCACCTGAACCGCCCGGGCGATGAGGTCCACCTGGTCGATATTGGCCGCGTTCAGGCCGGCGCCGGCCACCGTCACGAGTCCCCGGTTGACGGTGTAGCCAGCGAGCGAGCCATCGGCACCATAGAATGGCACGCCGGTGGTCAAGGTCGCGCGGCTCGTATTCACGAAACTTCCACCGTCCACGAGGATGCCTGATGGATTCGCCAGCACCAACTCGGCGCGAGCGCCGGCAATCTCCAAAGCACCCCGAATTTGGGAGGGGTTAGGGCTGTTGACCTGGTTGACGATGATGCGCGCGGCCTGGCCGGGGCCGTAATTCGGGTTGCCATTGATCCAGCCGGCCTGCTGCGTCTGGACCATCGTGGCCGAGTTGTTCAGAATCGCGCCAGCTTTTTGGACGTCGAACTGGTTGTAGGTGTTGACCGAGACGCCGGCGCCCGACGGCGCGGCCACGTTGACTTGAGGCAAGCCGTTCGGCGTCTGGATCACGTGCGTGCTGGTGCCCGGCGTCGGCACGATCTGCGCATCGGACAGGGTAGGCAGCATGCCGAGCGCGGCGACACCGGCCACCACGGCACGAACGCCGGACGTTGACGCGCGTCGCCGTGCGCGTGCCTCACCCGTTGCCGATTTCCCCTCGGCAGTTGCCGTCTCCGCAACGGCCACCACCATTCCCCGAAGCCTGGAGTACACCAGGCGATGCGCGTTTTTATTCATTCTCGTCGACGCGGCCTGCGTCCATTCGTTGTTTATCGGGTACGAGCTTACCGATATCCCGACAAATAACTGTCAACCATTGCTAAACCGTTAATGGAAAACGACAAAACAGAATTTCGAAAGCAAAGGAAAAAACGGCCATCCCATCGGGCGACCGAAGAATGCTCTGGCACGTCGGGAAACCCGGCCGCCGACCGATCGGAGACGAACCCTATCCCAAATGCCGGTCGTAGTACCGCCGCGTGAAGGCAATGCGATGTTTCGCCCGCATCGGCCGGGCGCGATCGGGCGACCATCCGTCGCCGCCGTAGCTGCAGCCGCAGAACGCGCAGCGATGCGGGGACTCCAACAACAACACGTTCACCTTATAAGGCGCCTCATATCCGCAGCGTCGGCACGCCGTTTCCAATGGACGATAGTGCGCCGGGCAGTGATGGAACATTAGCATCTGATGCAGCACGCTGTGATAACCACGCGAGATACAGTTTCGGCAGTACCGGAACAGCGGACTATATCGGCGCCGCTGACTGGGATGCAGGAGTGCGATCTCGAGCGGCGCGATCGGAATGCCGAGCGTGCGACGCAAGCGTGCAAGGTCGACCAGGCCTAACTGGGGCGTGACGCCCTCGTTGGGATCGATGTCCGGTCCCATCAACCGCGCCACGACGAGGCCCGGGAGGGCGTTCACCGTTTCGAACTTCCACAGGATCGATACGAGCGATTCGCACGGATCCAACCACCGCTTGTCAAAAATATAGCCCAGCGACGGTGTTAGGCGCTGCTCGTCGAGCGTCAGAATCGGGAAGTTGTACGATCCGGCGCCCGCTGACCGATCATACGGTGGCGAGTACGCGGCCGGTTGCATGACGCGACTGGACGTAACCAGAATGGTGCACGGCGTGGGCCCACAATGCCGCATCGGGACAGTAGCCAGGCGCGTCGTTGAGCTCGCTGTCTTTGAGCACGATCTCGGCGGCCCGCACAAACGACTCCATCGGGATTTCGAGCCGGCCGGGCAAGCTCGCGCGATGATGCGCATCCTCGAACGCTTGCCACATCACGGCTGCGTCGTCGGCGAGCCGATAACCCGCGTCGAACGCCCGGGGCAAGTAGAAGCGCGTGAAATTCCACTCGCTGCCTTCGGGATACGCGGTACGATCGTAGCCGTTTAGGCTCGTGGCGACGTCGTCCACATTGCGGACTCCGTAGAAGGCCAACTCCTCGACCATCAGCCACGCGACAATCTGCGTCTTGCCGGCGATTTGCATCGCGGTTTTCTGCGCAAGAATTTCCTGCTGGCCGACCAGAAACGTAAAAAGCTTGATCTGCTGCCGGTCGAGTGCGTCGTGCACGTCGCGTAACCACTCGTATTCGTTGTCGTTGTAGCGCTGCGCTTCGTCGCAGAATAGCAGCACCGTGCCGCTACCGGCTCGAGCCGCCGCCTCGCGGATGCGTAGCGTCAGGCGCATGCGCTTGGTCGAGTTGGTGCCGGCATTGGGTGCGTGGTCGCCGACGGCTTCCAGCAGGTTCACAAAGAACGGTCCTTCGGCGTGAGAGGGCTTGTGCTCACACTGCGCGTGGTAAATCGTCAACTTCGGCATATTCCGGGCCAGCAGGAGCCGTATATATTCGATGGCGCGGGTCTTGCCGAGGCGGGGAAGGCCGTAGATGAGCGCGCCCATGATCCGGTAGCGTAGGCATTTCATGACGAGCTCGTAGAGCGCTTCGATCGCCGGTGTCGCGATCCGATAATTGCCGGTCGCCAGTGGATGGAGCGAAGGATCGATGGGACGTGGAATCTCGATGGACATGATGTCCTCCTCATGGAAGTAGTCGATCAGCCTACCTGGCCGGTACCGATCGCGAGCTTGCGCGGGACTGTACGCGCGCGGGGCGTTTGTTGCGGCGCCGTCCGCGGCGCGACAGGTGATGCGGACGCCGGCGCAGTGGGCGAGCCTGATCCTGGCACAGGCCCTGGTGGCGTACGGACGATCGGTGCGGCGGCCAGGATGCGAACCGCCTGCGTCAAATCGGACGCCGCCCGGCGGTTTTTCCCCGCCCGTTCGAATTTGCCGCGCACGTACGTCTCGATCGCGTTGGAATCGAGCGGTGCACGGAAACGCTTCCGGCTCTGGAGTTTGCGGATTTCCTGCCGCAACGTCAGGTTGTGCGGCACGACGCCCCACGCCCCCTGGGCATCGAGCACGCCCAATTCGGCGCCGTCCAGCAGGAACGCACGCACGCTTCGCAGATCGTCGGCGTTCAGGTAGACGAGCAACTGCTTGCCGATCAACCCGGTGCTGCAGGCCAGAACCGGATTCGTGTATCGGACGCCGTGAAGATTGATATGCGGACGGGCCCCTTGATTGAGATAAGCGCGCACGCGGCAGCGTTTCGCCGACTGCATCAGGCAAAGCGTGCGACGCCGGACCTCCGGCAACCAGTTCACGAGCGTGTGCTTGCCGCGAATGAAGTATCCCATCGCCTCGAGTGGCGTGACGTTATTCAATCCCGTATGCGGGGTGCCGTTGTAACTGGCGATCGCGTGTTCGACCAACTCCTCCAGTTCGTCAAAGGACACGAACAGGCGCAGGTTGCTCTTCGGGTCCGACAACGCGCGCCGCAGGTCACGCGGATGGCTGCCGGTGTAGCCCGGCAAGCGCGACGACAGTCGACTTGCGATCGTGCCAAAAAAGCGCTCGATGTAAGGGCGCTCGTCCGGGCTGTGCTTCGGGCCCGCCGCGACCTCGCAGCCCACAAATTCGCACAGAGCCGCCAGCGTCTCGATGGCAAGATTCGCCTTCGCGTTATCGAGTTTGATGGTCTCCCATGTCACGTAGGCCAGTTCCGGCAAACGCTCGGATGGGTAGCCATCCATGGGACCGTAGCCGAGATCGGGGATCGTGAAGTCCCGGGGCCGATGCGGCTCGAGCGCCGCCTCGACGGTCTTGATGACGTCGTAGCGGCTATACTCTCGCGCCAGCACGAGTCGATACCCGAGCGCCGCGCGCGTACACACATCGAGGATGACGAGTAACCAGACGCGCTCGATCTCGAATTCATGCGTGAAGCCGAGCGGGTCGTGCATCACGACCTTGAGCCGGATATCGAGCCGGTGGCCGTCGAACTCAACGAGTTGAAACGGACGCGTCGCGGCCGGAACCGCGAAGTTATCGTCCCGCGGTAGGCCTTTCAGGTGAGTCGCGCCGGCGGCCCGCGCGGCAGTACCGAAGCTACGCAGCAATTCCGCCTTCACGCGGGCCGAGAGCGATCGGATCGCGTGGCTGGCCGTATTGAACGGATAGTCCGCAGCCACCAGACCGCACTGGCGACATTGCTGCAGAAAGCCCGCGTGTAGCCCCCGCAGGCCGCGCAATCGCGTGCGCAGCTCACCTCCGGTCCGAATCTCCAGCAGCGCTACGCGATGTTGCTTGATCTGCAACTGCAACCACGCCGCGAGTGTTGGGAAACGCTCGAGCAGTTGCGAAAGCGCGCCAACGGCGCCGCGGCTGCCGCGCTCGCCGCTCACGCTGACAGGACTGATGCGGACGTAATCGACCACGCGCGTGTATGCGAGAAGCGCACGAAAACCGTAGATGCGTCCGTCTGGATGGGCGGCCAGCGCACGTTCGAGCAGGCGGTAGAGTTGGCGACGGTCGATACCCGTAGTCTGTTCGATTTCCTTGATCGTCGCGCCGCACGCGTACAGCTCGATCGACTTCGCACGCGCCTGGATGGCGTCGCGCGCGGCGGCGTCGAACTCGGTCCACGCGATGGTCGGCCACGTCGTTGGGTCCAGCGCCTGGAATTCCGGTTTGCGTCGCGGCATCATGACGCTCCAGTCGCCGTGAAGCGAGTCAACAGCGACAGCGGTTCGGTACGCAGGTCGATCGCGCTGATGCGTCCTGCGTGCAGAAGTCCAAACACGGCCGCGCGGACCAGTGCCGGATCGCCGAGCGCAAACTCCCGCTCGATCTCGAGCAGCGTGTGCGCTATCGTCACGAAAGTCTCGACGGCGCGCTGGAGTGAAGATGGGACGAGGCCGCGTGTCGCGACCAGACAGGGCAACATGTGCCGCCAGTTGTCGATCCAGACGTGCGCAGCCGCCAGGTCGGTTGACCTCACCGAACGGATGGGGACTGCGCCTGGTTCTCTACCTTGCGGCGATGCGTACGGAGTGTCTGGGAAGGAGTCAGACAGGAGAACGAACTCTTGGCGGCTGTCGTACTCAACCCAGAAATCGACGAGCCGGCGCGCTTCGCCAACCTGCACGTAGC
This is a stretch of genomic DNA from Burkholderia gladioli. It encodes these proteins:
- a CDS encoding hemagglutinin repeat-containing protein encodes the protein MNKNAHRLVYSRLRGMVVAVAETATAEGKSATGEARARRRASTSGVRAVVAGVAALGMLPTLSDAQIVPTPGTSTHVIQTPNGLPQVNVAAPSGAGVSVNTYNQFDVQKAGAILNNSATMVQTQQAGWINGNPNYGPGQAARIIVNQVNSPNPSQIRGALEIAGARAELVLANPSGILVDGGSFVNTSRATLTTGVPFYGADGSLAGYTVNRGLVTVAGAGLNAANIDQVDLIARAVQVNAAVYAKNLNVVAGANQVNHDTLAATSIAGDGPAPAVAIDVSQLGGMYSNRIFLASNENGVGVANAGTIAAQAGDLTLQSNGRLVLTGKTTASGNLALSAAGGVQNNGTTYAQQSASVNTTADVTNTGTLAAQQNTTVHAGSVDSTGTLGAGVNNDGTVGRGGDLNLTASGQLSATGQNVAGGNASLSGDNVSLAGSQTAANGNLSLNATAGDVNLANAVTSAQGAVAANASDTVINDHGSLSSGGGTTLSGGGLSNQGGQVSSQGPLAVNVAGQVANQSGEMVSESTADVQAGAIANNQGTLQSAAGMTVAGASLDNSAGRITSLNADGLSITTRGQLTNAAGTTANGGQGGVMGGNGAVTVQGGSVVNHGTITSNTNLRVSGQSVDNGSGTLQAAQTVAVEAGARLTNDGGSIAGQTATLSATTLDNSAGTVQADQVSLNATDLLNHGGTITQTGAGAMGVNVSGTLDNASGGTLQTNSTDLTLAPAVLKNDGGTITHAGTGTLTLGSQSGSVSNVGGSIASNGRIAAQTGSLDNTSGSINAQTGLTATVAGVLTNANGKLLSNTDLRTASGTLTNDGGQIGAGTSATIHTGSMTNQSGSIVAPTLSVTTDSTLDNSVGKLEANQLALTAANLTNHGGTITQYGSSAMGMNVSGTLDNSAAGVIQTNSMDLTLTPAELNNSGGTITHAGTGTLTIAPGNGSNALNNASGTIVTKGQAIVNAGSWNNASGILAAQRGINATIAGGVNNAQGLLQSDASLSLKNGGVLSNQGGHIQAGQSSAADTSTLDIQSASIDNADGAIVDLGTGKMTVQGGSQIANSHTGGVAGMGAITGNGNVTVSAASISNTQGGQLSGAALHVQGNTLDNSGGAIGNVTNSNGDVDVTTSGAISNTNGQISSTHDLSVAAATLQGGGTYSATHDANVNLQGDYTAAADTQFNVGHDLAFTLPGTFTNNANLQSVNNLSVDAGNIVNAGALTAGGLLHTQSANLTNTGALVGASASLSATNTIANLGPAALIGGSDSNGTLELLARDIENRDDTSSADTMATTAIFGMGKVVLAGGKDASGNYTNAARVNNASALIQSGGNMALHADTITNTRRLMTTSTSSIDPSLLGQFGIPVSGRTGQIGVKDPDSIGGVYTEPPHGGQWNSTYQFTTYYADSATATTVTGLSAAGQIVSGGNIDASSVGTLQNYWSHIAAVGDIQMPARYDADGWAASGQALPGVTVSYSGQYHYNNYDNTEHDWQLPFGNAPFVGGRPGGYTQAAPADIRDYKLPSYDSTLSANGTISGTGVSVNNTAGNASTPPLGLLPGQSVPGLTPIGLSGNASGATSGTTSVHGGSPAPVDPIIASATALNVLNNLTIPQGGLFKPTTAPNASYVIETNPAFTNQKNFISSDYFFSQIGVDLTHIPKRLGDGFYEQQLVRNEVTALTGKAVLGPYADLDTMYQSLMAAGADLSKSLDLPIGASLSADQVAKLTNNVVMMETRVVDGQSVLVPVVYLAKASQQNVNGPLISATNIDFQNAQSFTNSGTIQADNTLAIQGKQIDNAFGTLQSGGLMSLNTENNIDLTSANVKAGSLQLDAGKDLILDTATNTSTRVSRDGATSVVTTLGPTAKLDVAGNASIVTGGNVQQNAGNLSVGGNLGMNVGGNWGLGAVQTGEHKIVQRANGVSNTDINQVTGSSVTVGGQSSIGVGGDLTAKGAQIDLGQGGTIVAKGNVTLGAASATSTVNSNSSGSDSHGSYAETLHTADQALTGTTLKGGDTVNIVSAKDITLSGSAISLDKGNANLLAAGDVNISAATETHELNSHETHSHSNVVSGSKVASGIDQTMTLNHGSLVSADGVNVVSGKDVNVQGSTIVGTNDVALTAARNVTVTTSQDTLQSSEYYQKKESGLMSGGGLSVSVGSSSLKTTSQANEVSNNGSTIGSLNGNLSITAGNDLHVTGSDLIAAQNLSGTGANVTIDVAQDTRHHGETQDVSKSGLTLALKAPVIDAVSNAVDQSRAAGSSQDGRAAALHGMAAASAAWDANMAAGDLVNTLGAGQTPQFKVEVSLGSSHSQSAFTEDSVTNRGSSVTAGGTAAFAATGNGQPSSGNVTIAGSNVNANDVILAAKNQINIHNTTDTDSTRSTNESKSASVGVSVGTGGFGVSAAMSKANGDGNSDLATQNNSHVNAANSVTMISGGDTNIIGSNVTGNQVNAEVGGNLNVASVQDTLSSAAHQSSTGGGFSVSQGGASANFSQSKGNASGNYAGVNEQAGIRAGDGGFNINVTGNTDLKGGLIASDAEASKNSLTTGSLTFSDIQNQSHYDASSSGFSAGATTGDGGMNYSTHGSASGKNAGGAAPMLGQNDSSSDSAITKSGVSAGTVTITDSANQKQDVASLNRDTTNTNGTVAKLPDMQNLLANQADMMAAASAAGEAVSRRIGDYADKMMKDAAANGDQAGVNAWKEGGANRALMQGAGAALVTGLAGGNAVGGAAGAAIASIASGKLNELSNAIAGSDPTGNANMNQALGNIVANALATGAGAAVGGESGAFSGYNVDRFNRQLHPDERQWAQDKAKDFAKFYEDKTGKALTAEQAQNMLLANGYRLVDSAASKGPGGDATAVAYISQNSGGLFRATSAEYNSPFLSGNKDGSLTPEQRALPGAVANPKAGLVIAGGLVTAGLAPEIAAGLAAIPGAPIFGSTGALGASSWASPVGIGVLSGGVNATSQYIQNGTVNPVDVGYAAIAGGAGTYTKFFGNVVINAVTGALDTITNNAIFGKHDSVATGAAVNAGAATIGYGTGLAMQNLISALAKSGMGSFGWSGTGVWAGSSGQNLFNPNNVPAIGAGIGGAAGGEAGTKEINDAKSRLGK
- a CDS encoding ATP-binding protein, producing the protein MSIEIPRPIDPSLHPLATGNYRIATPAIEALYELVMKCLRYRIMGALIYGLPRLGKTRAIEYIRLLLARNMPKLTIYHAQCEHKPSHAEGPFFVNLLEAVGDHAPNAGTNSTKRMRLTLRIREAAARAGSGTVLLFCDEAQRYNDNEYEWLRDVHDALDRQQIKLFTFLVGQQEILAQKTAMQIAGKTQIVAWLMVEELAFYGVRNVDDVATSLNGYDRTAYPEGSEWNFTRFYLPRAFDAGYRLADDAAVMWQAFEDAHHRASLPGRLEIPMESFVRAAEIVLKDSELNDAPGYCPDAALWAHAVHHSGYVQSRHATGRVLATV
- a CDS encoding DDE-type integrase/transposase/recombinase, which gives rise to MPRRKPEFQALDPTTWPTIAWTEFDAAARDAIQARAKSIELYACGATIKEIEQTTGIDRRQLYRLLERALAAHPDGRIYGFRALLAYTRVVDYVRISPVSVSGERGSRGAVGALSQLLERFPTLAAWLQLQIKQHRVALLEIRTGGELRTRLRGLRGLHAGFLQQCRQCGLVAADYPFNTASHAIRSLSARVKAELLRSFGTAARAAGATHLKGLPRDDNFAVPAATRPFQLVEFDGHRLDIRLKVVMHDPLGFTHEFEIERVWLLVILDVCTRAALGYRLVLAREYSRYDVIKTVEAALEPHRPRDFTIPDLGYGPMDGYPSERLPELAYVTWETIKLDNAKANLAIETLAALCEFVGCEVAAGPKHSPDERPYIERFFGTIASRLSSRLPGYTGSHPRDLRRALSDPKSNLRLFVSFDELEELVEHAIASYNGTPHTGLNNVTPLEAMGYFIRGKHTLVNWLPEVRRRTLCLMQSAKRCRVRAYLNQGARPHINLHGVRYTNPVLACSTGLIGKQLLVYLNADDLRSVRAFLLDGAELGVLDAQGAWGVVPHNLTLRQEIRKLQSRKRFRAPLDSNAIETYVRGKFERAGKNRRAASDLTQAVRILAAAPIVRTPPGPVPGSGSPTAPASASPVAPRTAPQQTPRARTVPRKLAIGTGQVG